The following are encoded in a window of Candidatus Neomarinimicrobiota bacterium genomic DNA:
- a CDS encoding glycine--tRNA ligase, translating into MAKDAALMDKIVSLSKRRGFVFPGSEIYGGVGSTYDYGPLGVELKMNIKSIWWKSMTLRDDIVGLDAAILMNPKVWEASGHVEGFTDPMVDCRQCKSRFREDDIPEKNRKAGQCPKCGTKDSLTEARKFNLMFKTHVGPVEDDASISYLRPETAQGIYVNFKNVVDTSRQKIPFGIAQIGKAFRNEITPGNFIFRTLEFEQMEMQYFIRPEDDEEQFEKWKDERMRWYEELGIKSENLRFHEHSPEELAHYAKKAVDIEYDFPFGWKELEGIHNRTDFDLKRHIEHSGKRLDYFDEPSGERFVPYIIETSAGVDRTALTCLVDAYAEEEVNGEKRVLLKFSPNLAPIKVGIFPLVNKEGMPEFAEKLAQDVRKYFATFYDSKGAIGRRYRRMDEAGTPYGITIDSETLENGSVTIRDRDSMSQERISAESVVSVLTDKLDS; encoded by the coding sequence ATGGCGAAAGACGCCGCTCTTATGGACAAGATCGTATCCCTTTCCAAACGGAGAGGGTTTGTTTTTCCCGGCTCGGAGATTTACGGGGGCGTGGGCTCCACCTATGACTATGGTCCTTTAGGGGTCGAACTCAAGATGAACATAAAGAGCATCTGGTGGAAATCGATGACACTGAGAGATGACATCGTCGGACTCGACGCAGCGATACTGATGAACCCTAAGGTCTGGGAGGCTTCAGGTCACGTGGAAGGTTTTACCGACCCGATGGTCGACTGCAGGCAGTGTAAATCAAGATTCCGCGAAGATGATATTCCCGAAAAAAACCGCAAGGCGGGACAATGCCCCAAATGCGGTACAAAAGATTCACTAACGGAAGCACGTAAATTTAACCTGATGTTCAAAACTCACGTGGGACCGGTTGAAGATGATGCTTCGATCAGCTACTTGCGGCCCGAGACCGCTCAGGGAATATATGTTAACTTCAAAAACGTAGTTGACACCAGCCGTCAGAAGATACCGTTCGGAATCGCTCAGATAGGAAAAGCGTTCAGAAATGAAATAACTCCGGGAAATTTTATCTTCCGCACCCTTGAGTTCGAACAGATGGAAATGCAGTATTTTATACGTCCGGAGGATGACGAAGAACAGTTTGAGAAATGGAAAGATGAGCGGATGAGATGGTATGAGGAGCTTGGAATTAAAAGCGAAAACCTTCGCTTCCACGAGCACTCTCCGGAAGAGCTGGCGCATTACGCTAAAAAGGCAGTCGACATTGAATATGATTTCCCGTTCGGCTGGAAAGAGCTCGAGGGGATACACAACAGAACGGATTTCGACCTGAAACGCCACATTGAACACTCTGGAAAAAGACTCGATTACTTTGATGAACCGAGCGGAGAACGGTTCGTACCATATATCATAGAGACCTCCGCCGGAGTCGACAGAACAGCCTTGACATGCCTCGTCGATGCGTATGCCGAAGAAGAAGTGAACGGCGAAAAAAGAGTGCTCCTGAAATTCAGTCCGAATCTCGCCCCGATAAAAGTGGGAATATTTCCCCTCGTCAACAAAGAAGGTATGCCTGAGTTCGCCGAAAAACTTGCTCAAGATGTCCGAAAGTATTTTGCAACTTTTTACGACAGCAAAGGCGCTATCGGCAGAAGGTACAGGCGAATGGACGAAGCCGGTACTCCTTATGGTATTACCATCGACTCCGAGACATTGGAGAACGGCAGCGTTACGATACGCGACAGGGATTCAATGAGCCAGGAAAGAATATCCGCGGAAAGTGTGGTTTCTGTTCTGACGGATAAACTCGATTCCTGA
- a CDS encoding acetate--CoA ligase family protein translates to MKRNSRLDPVFRPASVAVIGASKRRQSLGWEILNNILVSGFKGKLFPVNPTADHIHSIKSYRSVLDIKDRVDLAVIAIPADKVLKVVNECGKKGVRGIVVITAGFKEIGGAGILLEEKLMKLVKKYKMRMVGPNCMGVINMDEDVKLNASFARARPESGRIGFLSQSGALGESILGHANTLGIGISKFVSMGNKPDISGNDLLEEWENDPNIDLILMYLESFGNPRKFTSIAKRISRKKPIIAVKAGRTLAGARATISHTGALAGVDVATGALFAQCGVIRVTSIEEMFDVSKAFLAQPVPKNDRVAILSNAGGPAIMATDACVRLGLKVPELSSEVQSRLKKVLPKEASVINPVDIIATSGPERYKAALDVLIKDKEIGSIITVFIPPISIDAPGVARVIAKAAARTNKTVLSVFMAKDEHEEGVQILKESGVPVYLFPESAAKALSAMVRRSRWLEKPEGRLKRMRPDKERVGKIIRKARSENRKSLSLEESFEVLNSYGIRSVKSLYAKTVDEVLKSSQRIGYPVVLKIDTVKASHKSDIGGVALDLRSADELKEAYGILKSNAERAGIRWSDCRILVQEHIKGGIETILGVQQNPSFGPLIMFGLGGIHVEILKDVSFGITPLNDEDAKEMVRFIKGYSLLKGVRGEEAVDEEVLTDALQRLSRLVTDFHEIAELDVNPFIVGAKSGKPAAIDARILLTDK, encoded by the coding sequence TTGAAGAGAAATAGCAGACTTGACCCGGTTTTCCGTCCCGCTTCGGTGGCGGTCATCGGTGCTTCCAAACGAAGGCAGTCGCTGGGTTGGGAGATATTGAACAACATTCTCGTCTCCGGATTCAAAGGGAAACTGTTTCCGGTAAACCCTACCGCAGATCATATACACAGCATAAAATCGTATCGGTCGGTTCTCGATATCAAAGACAGGGTTGACCTCGCCGTCATAGCGATTCCGGCGGACAAAGTGCTGAAAGTCGTAAACGAGTGCGGAAAAAAGGGAGTTAGGGGAATAGTGGTGATAACCGCCGGATTCAAGGAGATCGGGGGTGCGGGGATCCTCTTGGAAGAAAAGCTCATGAAGCTCGTAAAGAAGTATAAGATGAGGATGGTCGGACCGAACTGCATGGGCGTGATAAACATGGACGAGGATGTGAAACTGAATGCGAGCTTCGCGAGGGCGAGACCTGAATCCGGAAGGATCGGTTTCCTGTCGCAGTCAGGGGCTCTTGGAGAATCGATATTGGGTCACGCGAACACGCTTGGAATCGGGATATCCAAATTTGTGAGCATGGGAAATAAACCGGATATCTCCGGCAACGACCTTCTTGAGGAGTGGGAAAACGATCCGAACATTGATCTGATTTTGATGTACCTCGAAAGTTTCGGCAACCCGAGAAAGTTCACTTCTATTGCGAAGCGGATAAGCCGCAAAAAGCCGATCATAGCGGTGAAGGCGGGCAGGACTCTCGCGGGAGCGAGGGCGACGATTTCGCATACCGGAGCGTTGGCGGGAGTCGACGTGGCGACGGGCGCGCTCTTCGCTCAATGCGGAGTTATAAGGGTCACGTCGATTGAAGAGATGTTCGACGTGTCGAAAGCGTTTCTCGCGCAGCCCGTACCGAAAAATGACAGGGTCGCTATCCTGAGTAACGCGGGCGGTCCGGCTATCATGGCGACCGACGCATGCGTTCGTCTCGGGCTGAAAGTGCCCGAGCTTTCAAGCGAAGTACAATCAAGACTGAAAAAAGTATTGCCAAAAGAAGCTTCCGTAATCAATCCGGTGGATATAATAGCCACAAGCGGTCCTGAAAGATATAAGGCAGCGTTGGACGTTTTGATAAAAGATAAAGAGATAGGTTCGATAATAACTGTTTTTATTCCGCCGATCTCGATAGACGCGCCGGGGGTGGCAAGGGTGATCGCAAAAGCTGCCGCGAGAACGAATAAAACCGTACTGTCGGTGTTTATGGCAAAGGACGAGCATGAGGAGGGAGTGCAAATATTAAAAGAGAGCGGCGTTCCTGTTTACCTATTCCCGGAATCAGCCGCGAAAGCGCTCTCCGCAATGGTACGGAGAAGCAGATGGCTCGAAAAGCCCGAAGGGCGTCTCAAACGGATGCGACCTGATAAGGAAAGAGTCGGAAAGATCATCCGGAAGGCGAGAAGTGAAAACCGGAAGTCGTTGTCATTAGAGGAATCTTTTGAAGTCCTGAATTCGTACGGAATCAGATCCGTGAAGTCGCTTTACGCGAAAACCGTTGACGAAGTTCTGAAGTCTTCTCAAAGAATAGGCTATCCTGTAGTCTTGAAAATAGACACCGTCAAAGCGTCTCACAAATCGGATATCGGAGGAGTCGCCCTCGATTTGCGCTCCGCGGATGAACTGAAAGAAGCGTACGGAATATTAAAATCAAACGCTGAACGAGCCGGCATCCGCTGGTCGGACTGCCGCATTTTGGTGCAGGAACATATCAAAGGCGGAATCGAGACGATTCTCGGAGTACAACAAAACCCGAGCTTCGGACCTCTGATAATGTTCGGGCTTGGAGGAATACACGTAGAAATATTGAAAGACGTCTCGTTCGGGATTACGCCGCTCAATGATGAAGACGCAAAGGAGATGGTGCGTTTCATAAAAGGGTATTCGCTGCTTAAAGGGGTCAGAGGAGAAGAGGCGGTTGACGAAGAAGTGTTGACCGACGCCCTCCAGAGGTTATCGAGACTCGTGACCGATTTCCATGAAATCGCCGAACTTGACGTAAACCCCTTTATCGTCGGGGCAAAGTCCGGAAAACCCGCGGCGATCGACGCAAGAATATTACTGACGGATAAGTGA
- a CDS encoding DUF4382 domain-containing protein has translation MQKTEVTIIMIVIGLLLITAGCDTTSEPAETTGTLNVSITDAPAAFDAVNITFSEVSVIPSGGQPIIVSDAVQTINLIEWSNGLSTPLGSIELEAGTYNQIRLIIDAASVIIDGVESSVLVPSGAQTGLKLTHQFTMEVGSTYDLMIDFDASRSIVHTSPPEDPGYLLKPTIRLIAVATSGSISGTVTNPGNVPIAMALSGAETISTVFVDALSGEFQLAFLEAGLYDVVVEDNTGARFDATGVEVVAGTDANLGSIDLN, from the coding sequence ATGCAAAAAACAGAAGTAACGATTATAATGATAGTCATAGGCCTGTTACTAATAACAGCCGGTTGCGACACTACTTCCGAACCCGCTGAAACTACAGGAACGCTTAATGTTTCCATCACTGACGCTCCTGCGGCTTTTGATGCTGTTAACATTACATTCAGCGAAGTCTCTGTAATTCCATCAGGCGGGCAGCCTATTATAGTAAGCGATGCGGTTCAGACTATAAATTTAATTGAATGGAGTAACGGACTTTCCACACCATTAGGAAGCATTGAGTTAGAGGCCGGAACTTATAACCAAATTCGTCTAATAATAGATGCTGCTTCAGTCATTATTGACGGCGTGGAATCATCGGTACTGGTCCCCAGTGGAGCCCAAACCGGGCTTAAGCTGACGCATCAGTTTACAATGGAAGTCGGCTCTACATATGATCTAATGATTGATTTTGACGCTTCGAGGTCGATTGTGCATACAAGTCCGCCGGAAGATCCAGGTTACCTGCTGAAACCGACAATACGTTTGATTGCGGTGGCTACCTCGGGTTCAATATCGGGTACGGTTACGAATCCCGGCAACGTTCCTATAGCGATGGCGTTATCTGGCGCCGAGACGATATCGACAGTATTTGTGGACGCTCTATCGGGTGAATTTCAGCTTGCATTCCTTGAGGCGGGTCTTTATGATGTTGTTGTTGAGGACAATACGGGCGCAAGATTTGATGCAACAGGCGTTGAAGTGGTAGCGGGAACGGACGCAAATCTTGGCTCGATAGATTTGAATTGA
- a CDS encoding LytR C-terminal domain-containing protein, producing the protein MPRRKARRKTFKTVLRNRGKGKTAGNMFLNTSIGVLTLLTLALIYSWGHRQFIANPDFNNALITLADKPTTLTSRMWMEKRFRDIKVEVLNGIGIDGIAARTTEYLREKGFDVVKTGDAGRTDYIFSVVKDRAGNLHSARRLAEVLHVDTLLVLQELNKSLILDVTVVLGRDYAYLAPFTAAEDLP; encoded by the coding sequence ATGCCCAGAAGAAAAGCCAGGCGCAAGACCTTTAAAACCGTTTTGCGGAATAGAGGAAAGGGGAAAACCGCCGGGAATATGTTCTTGAACACGTCTATAGGCGTATTGACTCTGCTTACTCTTGCCTTGATCTATTCGTGGGGGCACCGTCAGTTCATTGCGAATCCGGACTTCAACAACGCCTTGATAACCTTAGCCGACAAACCGACCACGCTCACGAGCAGGATGTGGATGGAAAAACGATTTCGCGACATCAAGGTCGAAGTCCTCAATGGGATAGGAATTGACGGTATTGCCGCACGCACCACCGAGTATCTAAGAGAAAAGGGGTTCGACGTCGTGAAGACCGGTGATGCCGGCAGAACCGATTATATCTTTTCAGTAGTGAAAGACAGGGCGGGTAATCTCCATTCTGCACGCCGTTTAGCCGAGGTACTGCACGTGGACACCCTTCTGGTTCTTCAGGAACTGAACAAATCGTTGATCTTAGATGTGACCGTCGTGCTCGGGAGAGACTACGCCTATCTTGCGCCGTTTACTGCAGCGGAGGACCTGCCCTAA